One window of the Microvirga mediterraneensis genome contains the following:
- a CDS encoding cytochrome b: protein MSAHPTTYVPKSAFGKWFESRLPIAGLIHSSFIAFPVPRNLTYFWTFGAILVFMLAAQIVTGVFLAMYYTPNAGLAFQSVEHIMRDVNYGWLIRYLHANGASMFFVAVYVHIFRNFYYGSYKAPREVLYILGVIIFLLMMATAFMGYVLPWGQMSFWGATVITNLFSAIPVVGETIVSYLWGGYSVGNPTLNRFFSLHYLLPFMIAGVVILHIWALHVPGQNNPTGIPIKSGKDAVPFTPYATIKDVFAVVVFMIFFAYWVFYMPNYLGHADNYIPANPAVTPAHIVPEWYFLPFYAILRAIPDKLGGVIAMGAAIVIWCFMPWLDTSKVRSTAYRPLYKQFFWIFVIVCFLLGWLGSRPAEGWYVIASQICTVYYFAHFLIILPVLGFVERPLPLPNSILESVMGVQKGGAGIPAGANPEPHSKG, encoded by the coding sequence ATGAGCGCACATCCCACAACCTACGTCCCCAAGAGCGCCTTCGGTAAGTGGTTCGAGAGCCGTTTGCCCATCGCAGGCCTCATCCACTCGTCCTTCATCGCGTTCCCGGTCCCGCGGAACCTGACCTATTTCTGGACCTTCGGCGCCATCCTGGTGTTCATGCTCGCCGCGCAGATCGTGACTGGCGTGTTCCTGGCGATGTACTACACCCCGAACGCGGGCCTCGCCTTCCAGTCCGTCGAGCACATCATGCGCGACGTGAACTACGGCTGGCTGATCCGCTACCTGCACGCCAACGGCGCTTCGATGTTCTTCGTCGCCGTCTACGTGCATATCTTCCGGAACTTCTACTACGGCTCCTATAAGGCGCCCCGCGAGGTTCTCTACATCCTCGGCGTGATCATCTTCCTGCTGATGATGGCCACCGCCTTCATGGGCTACGTGCTTCCGTGGGGACAGATGTCCTTCTGGGGCGCCACCGTGATCACGAACCTCTTCTCTGCGATCCCGGTCGTCGGCGAGACCATCGTGAGCTACCTCTGGGGCGGCTATTCGGTGGGCAACCCGACCCTGAACCGCTTCTTCTCGCTGCACTACCTGCTGCCCTTCATGATCGCGGGCGTCGTGATCCTGCACATCTGGGCGCTGCACGTGCCGGGCCAGAACAACCCGACCGGCATTCCGATCAAGTCGGGCAAGGACGCGGTTCCCTTCACGCCTTACGCAACGATCAAGGACGTGTTCGCCGTCGTCGTGTTCATGATCTTCTTCGCCTATTGGGTGTTCTACATGCCGAACTATCTCGGCCATGCGGACAACTACATCCCGGCGAACCCGGCCGTGACGCCCGCGCACATCGTTCCGGAATGGTACTTCCTGCCGTTCTACGCGATCCTGCGCGCCATCCCCGACAAGCTCGGCGGCGTCATCGCCATGGGCGCGGCCATCGTGATCTGGTGCTTCATGCCCTGGCTCGACACCTCCAAGGTCCGCTCCACGGCCTACCGCCCGCTCTACAAGCAGTTCTTCTGGATCTTCGTGATTGTTTGCTTCCTGCTCGGCTGGCTGGGTTCCCGCCCGGCTGAGGGCTGGTACGTGATCGCCTCCCAGATCTGCACGGTCTACTACTTCGCCCACTTCCTGATCATCCTGCCGGTGCTCGGCTTCGTCGAGCGTCCGCTGCCGCTGCCGAATTCGATCCTCGAATCCGTCATGGGCGTTCAGAAGGGCGGAGCGGGCATACCGGCCGGCGCCAATCCCGAACCGCATTCCAAGGGCTGA
- a CDS encoding cytochrome c1 gives MMKRTLLIAAAVLGLAAPALAAGETPVPPAQKWSFAGPFGTFDRAQLQRGFKVYREVCASCHGLSYVTFRNLHQPGGPEFSEAQVRALAAEYKIQDGPNEAGDMFERPGRPADHFPSPFPNENAAASANGGKAPPDLSLMPKARTYERGFPWFITDVFRQYSENGADYVTALLNGYEEAPQGFTVPQGGHYNHYYPGHVIAMPKPLSDGQVEYPKNEAGQPQVPETVDQYARDVTAFLMWTAEPHLEARKRLGFQVILFLIVLSGLLYFTKKKVWARVGGEVDGHATPPMTHNP, from the coding sequence ATGATGAAGCGTACTCTTCTCATCGCAGCCGCCGTCCTCGGCCTGGCCGCTCCGGCCCTCGCCGCCGGCGAGACCCCGGTCCCGCCGGCCCAGAAGTGGAGCTTCGCGGGTCCGTTCGGCACCTTCGACCGAGCCCAGCTCCAGCGCGGCTTCAAGGTCTACCGGGAGGTCTGCGCCTCCTGCCATGGCCTGAGCTACGTGACCTTCCGCAACCTGCACCAGCCCGGTGGTCCGGAATTCTCCGAGGCCCAGGTCCGTGCCCTGGCGGCGGAATACAAGATCCAGGACGGCCCGAACGAGGCCGGCGACATGTTCGAGCGTCCCGGCCGCCCGGCCGATCACTTCCCGTCGCCGTTCCCGAACGAGAACGCCGCCGCCTCGGCGAACGGCGGCAAGGCCCCGCCGGACCTGTCCCTGATGCCCAAGGCCCGCACCTACGAGCGCGGCTTCCCCTGGTTCATCACCGACGTGTTCCGCCAGTATTCGGAGAACGGCGCCGACTACGTGACGGCGCTGCTCAACGGTTACGAGGAGGCTCCGCAGGGCTTCACCGTGCCCCAGGGTGGTCATTACAACCACTACTATCCGGGCCACGTGATCGCCATGCCGAAGCCGCTCAGCGACGGCCAGGTCGAGTATCCGAAGAACGAGGCCGGCCAGCCGCAGGTGCCCGAGACCGTGGATCAGTATGCCCGCGACGTGACGGCCTTCCTGATGTGGACGGCGGAACCGCACCTCGAGGCCCGCAAGCGCCTCGGCTTCCAGGTCATCCTGTTCCTGATCGTCCTGTCCGGCCTGCTCTACTTCACCAAGAAGAAGGTCTGGGCCCGAGTGGGCGGCGAGGTCGATGGCCACGCCACGCCTCCGATGACTCACAACCCCTAA
- a CDS encoding 2'-5' RNA ligase family protein, producing MLQTIADDIWGQPCLAYHVQPSLEPETREAFAQVQRRFATLWPEPLHVGPKPGLHVTIYPLVMVKGDFDKDQYWRSIARQARDLLEELCTGHRPLELRFSRLKVTDTAIIATAIEETGLIDAIRERIVNEIPPPPGRKPIIYDLIHTTLARYRTSMAIPDAMIECVESLPVAVAAPVRQIRLIRETLFPCLLTDEIAAIPLTGQ from the coding sequence ATGCTGCAGACAATTGCCGACGATATCTGGGGGCAGCCCTGCCTCGCCTATCATGTCCAGCCCAGCCTGGAGCCTGAGACCCGGGAGGCCTTCGCTCAGGTTCAGCGGCGCTTCGCGACGCTCTGGCCCGAGCCCCTGCATGTCGGTCCCAAGCCTGGGCTCCACGTCACGATCTATCCGCTGGTGATGGTGAAGGGCGACTTCGACAAGGACCAGTACTGGCGCAGCATCGCCCGGCAGGCCCGAGACCTCCTGGAAGAACTCTGCACAGGCCATCGGCCCCTGGAACTGCGCTTTTCCCGCCTCAAGGTCACCGACACGGCCATCATCGCGACGGCAATCGAGGAGACGGGCCTGATCGACGCCATCCGCGAGAGAATCGTCAATGAGATTCCACCGCCACCGGGCCGGAAACCGATCATCTACGACCTGATCCATACGACCCTCGCACGCTACCGGACGAGTATGGCGATTCCTGACGCGATGATCGAATGCGTCGAAAGCCTGCCGGTCGCCGTCGCGGCACCCGTGAGGCAGATCCGGCTCATACGCGAGACGCTCTTTCCCTGCCTCCTGACGGACGAAATCGCCGCGATCCCTTTGACCGGGCAGTGA
- a CDS encoding S-methyl-5'-thioadenosine phosphorylase, protein MAKAVLGIIGGSGVYDLPGLEDMREMPIDSPWGEPSDVLRVGRIGGTEVAFLPRHGRGHRFSPSDINYRANIDVMKRAGVTDLISVSACGSFKDEYYPGFFVLVDQYVDRTYRRESSFFGQGCVAHVPMAHPVGPLLRQRIADAAVAEHIPFTLGGTLVCIEGPQFSTYAESITYKNLGYDVIGMTAMPEAKLAREAEITYATIAMVTDYDCWHEEHDDVDVTSVVAVAHQNARKVAGLIARVARDFPAEHEPCPVGSDRALDGAIMTAPSARDPELMKKLDAVAGRVLKAQTI, encoded by the coding sequence ATGGCGAAGGCGGTTCTAGGCATCATCGGCGGATCGGGGGTCTACGACCTGCCGGGGCTCGAGGACATGCGCGAAATGCCTATCGATTCGCCCTGGGGCGAGCCTTCCGACGTGCTGCGCGTCGGGCGCATCGGCGGGACCGAGGTCGCGTTCCTGCCGCGCCATGGGCGGGGCCACCGCTTCTCGCCCTCCGACATCAACTACCGGGCCAATATCGATGTGATGAAGCGTGCCGGCGTCACCGACCTGATCTCGGTCTCGGCCTGCGGCTCGTTCAAGGACGAGTATTATCCCGGTTTCTTCGTCCTGGTGGACCAGTACGTGGACCGGACATACAGGCGCGAAAGCTCATTCTTCGGCCAGGGCTGCGTCGCTCACGTGCCCATGGCGCACCCGGTCGGGCCGCTCCTGCGCCAGCGCATCGCCGATGCCGCCGTGGCCGAGCACATCCCGTTCACCCTCGGTGGAACGCTTGTATGCATCGAGGGCCCCCAGTTCTCCACCTATGCCGAGTCGATCACCTACAAGAACCTCGGCTACGACGTGATCGGCATGACGGCGATGCCCGAGGCGAAGCTCGCCCGCGAGGCCGAGATCACCTATGCGACCATCGCCATGGTGACCGATTACGATTGCTGGCATGAGGAGCACGATGACGTGGACGTGACCTCCGTCGTCGCCGTCGCGCACCAGAACGCCCGCAAGGTCGCCGGCCTGATCGCCCGCGTCGCCAGGGATTTCCCGGCCGAGCACGAGCCATGTCCCGTGGGCTCCGACCGGGCGCTCGACGGCGCCATCATGACGGCCCCCTCCGCCCGTGATCCGGAGCTGATGAAGAAGCTCGACGCGGTGGCGGGCAGGGTTCTGAAGGCGCAGACGATCTAG
- a CDS encoding adenine phosphoribosyltransferase: MDQRLITDLKAAIRSIPDYPKPGIVFRDITTLLGDARAFRRAVDELVHPFAGGRVDKVAGIEARGFILGGAIAHQLSSGFVPIRKKGKLPHETVRIAYSLEYGVDEMEIHTDAIGQGERVILVDDLIATGGTAVAATQLLRQMGANIVAACFIIDLPDLGGAKKLRDLGVEVRSLVSFEGH, encoded by the coding sequence ATGGACCAGCGTCTCATCACCGACCTGAAGGCCGCGATCCGGTCGATCCCGGATTACCCGAAGCCCGGCATCGTCTTCCGGGACATCACCACCCTCTTGGGCGATGCCCGCGCCTTCCGCCGCGCGGTGGACGAACTCGTCCATCCCTTCGCGGGCGGGCGGGTCGACAAGGTGGCGGGGATCGAGGCGCGCGGCTTCATTCTCGGCGGCGCCATCGCGCACCAGCTCTCCTCGGGCTTCGTGCCGATCCGGAAGAAGGGCAAGCTGCCCCATGAGACGGTGCGGATCGCCTATTCGCTTGAATACGGCGTCGACGAGATGGAGATCCACACGGATGCCATCGGCCAGGGCGAGCGGGTGATCCTCGTGGACGACCTCATCGCCACTGGCGGCACCGCCGTCGCGGCGACCCAGCTCCTGCGCCAGATGGGTGCCAATATCGTGGCCGCCTGCTTCATCATCGACCTTCCCGATCTCGGCGGCGCGAAGAAGCTTCGCGACCTCGGCGTCGAGGTGCGCAGCCTCGTGAGCTTCGAGGGACATTGA
- a CDS encoding HD domain-containing protein: MTGDRILGALEFLREAERLKGTLRSGFTSTGRPESTAEHTWRLCLMALVLSDEFEGIDLLRLIKLCIVHDLGEALNGDIPAVLQTEGSDKSAQERADLEILTRALHPDKRAEILALWEEYEAASSPEAILAKGLDKLETILQHNQGRNPADFDYAFNLGYGRKQTSAHPVLAGIRAILDEETRARAEASKAV, encoded by the coding sequence ATGACGGGCGACCGCATCCTCGGGGCGCTGGAATTCCTGCGTGAGGCGGAGAGGCTCAAGGGCACCCTGCGCAGTGGCTTCACGTCGACAGGACGTCCGGAGAGCACGGCGGAGCATACGTGGCGCCTGTGCCTCATGGCGCTCGTGCTCTCGGACGAGTTCGAGGGCATCGATCTCCTGCGCCTCATCAAGCTCTGTATCGTTCACGACCTCGGCGAAGCCCTGAACGGCGACATTCCGGCGGTTCTGCAGACGGAGGGCTCGGACAAGTCGGCCCAGGAGCGGGCCGACCTGGAAATCCTGACCAGGGCGCTTCATCCGGACAAGCGCGCCGAGATTCTGGCCCTGTGGGAGGAATACGAGGCCGCCTCGTCACCCGAGGCGATCCTCGCCAAGGGCCTCGACAAGCTGGAGACGATCCTCCAGCACAACCAGGGCCGGAATCCGGCGGATTTCGACTACGCGTTCAATCTCGGCTACGGGCGGAAGCAGACATCGGCCCATCCTGTCCTCGCCGGGATCCGGGCAATTCTCGACGAGGAGACCCGCGCGCGGGCCGAAGCCTCGAAAGCCGTTTAG
- a CDS encoding MaoC family dehydratase, protein MPRYAFEDFTPGSTRMLGPTIVTKEALLAFAREYDAQPFHVDEVAAKDSFIGTLIASGWHTCSINMRLLADEVILDSTSLGSPGIEEVKWLKPVRPGDALRSRMTILESRPSMSRPSLGLVRFQFEMLNQEDEVVFAQKNWIMFGRRDADPVKGTGPGLLSAAAAAMPDHAPERELPHISSNPYFEDLVIGETEVLGSHTFTPDDIVGFARQFDPQRFHVDAEAAKDSLFGALCASGWHTASVWMKQMVGYRDRIRAYALAHGGRPARLGPSPGFSNLKWLKPVYAGDTITYRTTVSSKRASASRPGWGLVFHHNTGTNQHGEEVFAFDGMVFWERRA, encoded by the coding sequence ATGCCCCGCTACGCTTTCGAAGATTTCACGCCCGGCTCCACCCGGATGCTCGGTCCCACCATCGTCACCAAGGAGGCGCTCCTCGCCTTCGCGCGGGAATATGACGCGCAGCCCTTTCACGTGGACGAGGTCGCGGCCAAGGACAGCTTCATCGGCACGCTCATCGCCTCCGGCTGGCACACCTGCAGCATCAACATGCGCCTTCTGGCCGACGAGGTGATCCTCGATTCCACGTCCCTCGGCTCGCCGGGGATCGAGGAGGTGAAGTGGCTGAAGCCCGTCAGGCCGGGCGACGCCCTGCGCTCGCGTATGACGATCCTCGAGAGCCGCCCTTCGATGAGCCGTCCCTCCCTCGGCCTCGTGCGCTTCCAGTTCGAGATGCTGAACCAGGAGGACGAGGTGGTCTTCGCGCAGAAGAACTGGATCATGTTCGGCCGACGCGACGCGGACCCGGTCAAGGGCACCGGTCCCGGGCTCCTGTCCGCGGCGGCGGCCGCCATGCCGGACCACGCGCCGGAGCGGGAGCTGCCGCATATCTCCTCCAATCCCTATTTCGAAGATCTCGTGATCGGCGAGACGGAAGTGCTGGGGTCCCACACCTTTACACCCGATGACATCGTCGGCTTTGCCCGGCAATTCGACCCGCAGCGCTTCCATGTGGACGCGGAGGCTGCAAAGGACAGCCTGTTCGGCGCGCTCTGCGCCTCGGGCTGGCATACGGCGAGCGTCTGGATGAAGCAGATGGTCGGCTACCGCGACCGCATCCGCGCCTATGCGCTGGCCCATGGCGGCCGGCCCGCGCGTCTCGGCCCCTCCCCCGGCTTCTCCAATCTGAAATGGCTGAAGCCGGTCTATGCGGGCGACACGATCACCTACCGCACGACCGTTTCCTCCAAGCGCGCCTCGGCGTCCCGCCCCGGCTGGGGTTTGGTGTTCCACCACAACACCGGCACGAACCAGCACGGCGAAGAGGTGTTCGCCTTCGACGGCATGGTGTTCTGGGAACGGCGAGCCTAA
- the nfi gene encoding deoxyribonuclease V (cleaves DNA at apurinic or apyrimidinic sites): MQLHHRHDWNLTPSEAIALQQQLRTEVLSDRPIDLDAVRLVAGVDVSVKNEQSQAAIVVVTYPGFLLVETVLAQRPTPFPYVPGLLSFREGPVLEEAFEKLKSEPDVFLFDGMGIAHPRRIGIASHMGLWLQRPTIGCGKTLLCGRYKDLGEEKGSAAPLVDRKETIGVALRTRTAKNPMFISPGHLADIPTAAELVLRCSPKYRLPEPIRLAHNAAGQFSPLPA, encoded by the coding sequence ATGCAGCTTCATCACCGTCACGACTGGAACCTTACACCGTCCGAGGCCATCGCCCTCCAGCAGCAGCTGAGAACGGAGGTCCTGTCCGACCGGCCCATTGATCTCGATGCGGTCAGGCTCGTGGCCGGGGTCGACGTGAGCGTGAAGAACGAGCAGTCCCAGGCGGCCATCGTGGTGGTCACCTATCCGGGATTCCTCCTGGTGGAGACCGTGCTGGCGCAGCGCCCGACGCCGTTTCCCTATGTCCCGGGCCTCCTGAGCTTTCGCGAAGGGCCGGTTCTCGAAGAGGCCTTCGAGAAGCTGAAATCCGAGCCGGACGTCTTCCTCTTCGACGGCATGGGCATCGCCCATCCTCGCCGCATCGGCATCGCCAGCCATATGGGCCTGTGGCTGCAGCGTCCCACCATCGGCTGCGGCAAGACGCTCCTGTGCGGACGCTACAAGGATCTGGGCGAGGAGAAGGGCTCCGCCGCTCCCCTGGTGGACCGCAAGGAGACCATCGGCGTGGCATTGCGCACCCGTACGGCCAAGAATCCCATGTTCATCTCACCCGGGCATCTGGCCGATATTCCCACGGCGGCGGAACTCGTCCTGCGCTGTTCTCCAAAGTATCGCTTGCCCGAACCGATCCGCTTGGCGCACAACGCGGCTGGACAATTCAGCCCCCTTCCGGCCTGA
- a CDS encoding group III truncated hemoglobin has protein sequence MSTLKVRDRSGLISIIARETIRPVEGRLTQAGRTSMSGSIEQEKGTLAHSAATGRSIPIISPAEGVSEELIRELVETFYDRVIRDPELGPIFHKVLSGRWSRHLALMVDFWSSIALRTGRYQGKPQAAHFGLELTPELFTRWLTLFEMTAREICEPDVAAFFVDRARRIAESLQIGLGIGPKALRLP, from the coding sequence GTGTCAACGCTCAAGGTTCGGGATCGATCCGGATTGATCTCGATCATCGCGAGGGAGACGATTCGTCCTGTAGAGGGCAGGTTGACCCAGGCCGGGCGCACGTCCATGTCGGGGAGTATCGAGCAGGAGAAAGGCACATTGGCCCATTCAGCCGCCACAGGCCGCAGCATCCCAATCATCAGCCCGGCCGAGGGCGTCTCGGAGGAGCTGATCCGTGAGCTCGTGGAGACCTTCTACGACCGGGTGATCCGCGATCCGGAACTCGGTCCCATCTTCCACAAAGTGCTGTCGGGCCGCTGGAGCCGGCATCTTGCCCTGATGGTGGATTTCTGGTCGTCGATTGCGCTCAGGACCGGCCGCTACCAAGGCAAGCCCCAAGCGGCCCATTTCGGCCTCGAGCTCACGCCGGAGCTGTTCACCCGCTGGCTGACGCTGTTCGAGATGACGGCCCGCGAGATCTGCGAGCCGGATGTGGCCGCCTTCTTCGTGGACCGGGCACGGCGCATTGCGGAGAGCTTGCAGATCGGCCTCGGGATCGGACCGAAGGCCCTGCGGCTGCCCTGA
- the ychF gene encoding redox-regulated ATPase YchF, producing MGFKMGIVGLPNVGKSTLFNALTQTAAAQAANYPFCTIEPNVGDVAVPDERLDQLAAIAGSAQIIPTRLTFVDIAGLVRGASRGEGLGNQFLANIREVDAIAHVVRCFEDTDITHVEGKIDPIADIETIETELMLADLDSLEKRVTALEKKAKGNDKEAKETLDLVNRTLPLLRDGKPARMVERKVEEERLFQMLGLLSSKPVLYVCNVEEASADKGNAFSARVFERAKEEGAKAVVVSAKIESEIAVLPPDEQKEYLEAVGLEEPGLNRVIRAGYELLGLITYFTVGPKEARAWTITKSTKAPAAAGVIHTDFEKGFIRAETIAYVDYTTLKGEAGARDAGKLRLEGKEYTVQDGDVMHFRFNT from the coding sequence ATGGGCTTCAAGATGGGCATCGTCGGCCTGCCGAACGTGGGCAAGTCCACCCTCTTCAACGCGCTGACGCAGACCGCTGCCGCGCAGGCTGCGAATTATCCGTTCTGCACCATCGAGCCCAATGTGGGCGACGTGGCCGTGCCGGACGAGCGGCTCGACCAGCTTGCGGCCATCGCCGGCTCGGCGCAGATCATCCCGACCCGCCTCACCTTCGTGGACATCGCGGGCCTCGTGCGCGGCGCGTCCCGCGGCGAAGGCCTCGGCAACCAGTTCCTCGCCAATATCCGCGAGGTTGACGCCATCGCCCACGTGGTGCGCTGCTTCGAGGACACGGACATCACGCACGTCGAGGGCAAGATCGACCCCATCGCCGATATCGAGACTATCGAAACCGAGCTGATGCTGGCGGACCTCGACAGCCTCGAGAAGCGCGTCACCGCGCTCGAGAAGAAGGCCAAAGGCAACGACAAGGAGGCCAAGGAGACCCTCGACCTCGTCAACCGCACCCTGCCGCTGCTGCGCGACGGCAAGCCCGCCCGCATGGTGGAGCGGAAAGTCGAGGAGGAGCGCCTGTTCCAGATGCTCGGCCTCCTGTCTTCCAAGCCCGTTCTGTATGTCTGCAACGTCGAGGAGGCCTCCGCCGACAAGGGCAATGCCTTCTCTGCGCGCGTGTTCGAGCGGGCCAAGGAGGAAGGCGCCAAGGCCGTGGTCGTCTCGGCCAAGATCGAGAGCGAGATCGCCGTCCTGCCGCCCGACGAGCAGAAGGAATATCTCGAGGCCGTGGGTCTCGAGGAACCCGGCCTCAACCGCGTGATCCGCGCCGGCTACGAGCTGCTGGGCCTCATCACCTACTTCACCGTCGGCCCCAAGGAAGCCCGCGCCTGGACGATCACCAAGAGCACCAAGGCCCCGGCCGCCGCCGGCGTGATCCACACGGATTTCGAGAAGGGCTTCATCCGCGCCGAAACCATCGCCTATGTGGACTACACCACGCTCAAGGGCGAAGCGGGCGCGCGCGATGCCGGCAAGCTGCGGCTGGAAGGCAAGGAATATACCGTGCAGGACGGCGACGTGATGCACTTCCGGTTCAATACGTAA
- the pth gene encoding aminoacyl-tRNA hydrolase encodes MRLFVGLGNPGSRYARNRHNIGFMAVDEIARAHNAGPWRKRFQAEAADAVIGGEKVLLIKPQTYMNLSGQAVGEAQNFFKIPLHDVTVFYDELDLPPAKLRVKIGGGNAGHNGLRSISAHCGNDYRRVRLGIGHPGHKALVQNHVLGDFGKSEEAWVDDLCRIIADNAALLAKGEDGSFQNKVHLAMEARGWTDVKRPGEKAADK; translated from the coding sequence ATGCGCCTTTTCGTCGGCCTCGGCAATCCCGGATCGCGCTATGCCAGGAACCGCCACAATATCGGTTTCATGGCCGTGGACGAGATCGCGCGCGCGCACAACGCGGGCCCCTGGCGCAAGCGTTTCCAAGCCGAGGCGGCCGACGCGGTGATCGGCGGGGAGAAGGTTCTGCTGATCAAGCCGCAGACCTACATGAACCTGTCCGGGCAGGCCGTGGGAGAAGCGCAGAACTTCTTCAAGATTCCGCTGCACGACGTGACGGTCTTCTACGACGAGCTCGATCTTCCCCCGGCTAAGCTGCGCGTGAAGATCGGCGGCGGCAATGCCGGCCATAACGGCCTGCGCTCGATCTCGGCCCATTGCGGCAACGATTACCGCCGCGTGCGTCTCGGCATCGGCCATCCGGGGCACAAGGCTCTCGTGCAGAACCACGTGCTGGGCGATTTCGGGAAGAGCGAAGAGGCCTGGGTCGACGACCTGTGCCGGATCATCGCGGACAACGCCGCCCTCCTCGCCAAGGGAGAGGACGGGAGTTTTCAGAATAAGGTCCACCTCGCCATGGAGGCGAGAGGCTGGACAGACGTGAAGCGGCCGGGCGAAAAGGCCGCTGACAAGTAA
- a CDS encoding 50S ribosomal protein L25/general stress protein Ctc, giving the protein MSEIKQIKAVARDRSGKGAARAVRRQGQVPAVIYGAGQPAQAIALDFNQTKQLIFAGHFLTTIFEIDVDGKTVRAIPRDYQLDPVRDFPVHVDFLRLAQGQAIKVVVPVHVVGQEKSPGVKRGGTLQIVEHSVELLVPSDAIPDYIEASVDGLDIGSSVHLEDIKLPNGAKATSTENLTLVTVVAPTGLKEEEEAPAAAEGTAAA; this is encoded by the coding sequence ATGAGCGAAATTAAGCAAATCAAGGCCGTGGCGCGCGACCGGAGCGGCAAGGGGGCCGCCCGGGCCGTTCGTCGCCAAGGCCAAGTTCCTGCCGTTATCTACGGTGCCGGTCAGCCCGCCCAGGCGATTGCTCTTGACTTCAACCAGACCAAGCAGCTGATCTTCGCCGGTCACTTCCTGACCACGATCTTCGAGATCGACGTCGACGGCAAGACGGTTCGCGCCATTCCGCGCGACTACCAGCTCGACCCGGTGCGTGACTTCCCCGTCCACGTTGACTTCCTGCGCCTTGCGCAGGGCCAGGCGATCAAGGTCGTGGTTCCGGTGCACGTGGTCGGCCAGGAGAAGAGCCCGGGCGTGAAGCGCGGCGGCACGCTCCAGATCGTGGAGCACTCGGTGGAACTGCTCGTTCCGTCCGACGCGATCCCGGACTACATCGAGGCTTCGGTCGACGGTCTCGACATCGGTTCCTCGGTTCACCTTGAGGACATCAAGCTGCCGAACGGCGCCAAGGCGACCTCCACCGAGAACCTCACCCTCGTCACCGTCGTGGCCCCCACCGGATTGAAGGAAGAGGAAGAGGCTCCGGCGGCTGCCGAAGGCACCGCGGCCGCCTAA
- a CDS encoding ribose-phosphate pyrophosphokinase — MALRSGCYRSLEAKVACMKLVAGNSNRPLAEAISAYLNVPLAKAQVKRFADMEVFVEIQENVRGEDVFIIQSTSFPTNDHLMELLIITDALRRSSAKRITAVIPYFGYARQDRRMSGRTPISAKLVSNLITHAGVDRVLTLDLHAGQIQGFFDIPTDNLFSAPALARDIKDHLDGGNRMVVSPDVGGVVRARALAKRIDAPLAIVDKRRERPGESEVMNIIGDVSGRSCILVDDIVDSGGTLVNAADALLANGAKEVYAYITHGVLSGGAVARIASSRLKELVITDSIMPTEAVKVAHNIRVISIAPLMGEAIGRTATESSVSSLFD; from the coding sequence ATGGCGTTGCGCAGCGGGTGTTATCGGTCACTCGAAGCCAAAGTTGCTTGCATGAAGCTCGTTGCGGGAAATTCCAATCGTCCGCTGGCGGAGGCCATCTCCGCCTATCTCAATGTTCCGTTGGCCAAGGCCCAGGTCAAGCGCTTCGCGGACATGGAAGTCTTCGTCGAGATTCAGGAGAATGTGCGCGGCGAGGATGTGTTCATCATCCAGTCGACCTCGTTCCCCACGAACGACCACCTGATGGAGCTTCTGATCATCACGGATGCGCTGCGCCGCTCTTCGGCAAAGCGCATCACGGCGGTGATCCCCTATTTCGGTTATGCCCGGCAGGACCGTCGCATGTCGGGCCGCACGCCGATCTCGGCCAAGCTCGTCTCCAACCTCATCACACATGCGGGCGTCGACCGCGTGCTGACGCTGGATCTCCATGCCGGTCAGATCCAGGGCTTCTTCGACATTCCCACCGACAACCTGTTCTCGGCCCCGGCGCTCGCGCGCGACATCAAGGATCACCTCGATGGCGGCAACCGCATGGTGGTCTCGCCCGACGTGGGCGGCGTGGTGCGCGCCCGCGCGCTCGCCAAGCGCATCGATGCTCCTCTCGCCATCGTCGACAAGCGCCGCGAGCGCCCTGGTGAATCCGAGGTGATGAACATCATCGGCGACGTGTCCGGCCGCTCCTGCATCCTCGTCGACGATATCGTCGATTCCGGCGGCACCCTGGTGAACGCAGCCGACGCCCTCCTGGCCAACGGAGCCAAGGAGGTCTACGCCTACATCACCCACGGCGTCCTCTCCGGCGGCGCGGTGGCCCGCATCGCCAGCTCCCGCCTGAAGGAGCTCGTGATCACCGATTCCATCATGCCGACGGAAGCCGTGAAGGTGGCCCACAACATCCGGGTCATCTCCATCGCGCCCCTCATGGGCGAGGCCATCGGCCGTACGGCAACGGAAAGCTCGGTGTCGAGCCTGTTCGACTGA